One genomic window of Lytechinus variegatus isolate NC3 chromosome 1, Lvar_3.0, whole genome shotgun sequence includes the following:
- the LOC121411014 gene encoding uncharacterized protein LOC121411014, with the protein MAGLTILVFLSVVFISLSDCQEGSGDGSGTESIFTDVTGNATDVLTDGHSDPSDIQAFGLVITNDFTEFTLNVDNIITYNVTIKNAGGTDITASGSDLYDLLLKVSDNSNPLARGATTQDITPLLTSATNINVGIAAGETIVIENVHTMINVSSDMCSTYQGGYVCVEISKALGASYTDVSATNNCYCLTFGDVRQGYTGMLRCSAFVGRISLIALVISMLLAYFAYL; encoded by the coding sequence atggCCGGCCTCACCATACTGGTGTTTCTCTCTGTTGTATTCATCAGCTTATCTGACTGTCAAGAAGGTTCTGGGGATGGCTCAGGAACAGAATCCATCTTCACTGATGTCACTGGGAATGCCACTGATGTGCTGACTGATGGCCATTCAGATCCTTCAGATATTCAAGCATTTGGTCTTGTTATCACCAATGACTTCACTGAATTCACACTGAATGTTGACAACATCATCACCTACAATGTTACCATCAAGAACGCTGGAGGAACTGACATAACTGCATCTGGCTCCGACCTCTACGACCTCCTCCTCAAGGTGAGTGACAATTCCAATCCATTAGCAAGAGGGGCAACAACCCAGGACATAACCCCTCTGCTGACATCAGCCACCAACATCAACGTTGGGATTGCAGCTGGAGAAACTATTGTCATCGAGAATGTCCACACCATGATCAATGTTTCTTCCGATATGTGCTCAACGTATCAAGGAGGCTATGTCTGTGTCGAGATTTCAAAGGCTTTGGGAGCTTCTTACACCGATGTCAGTGCAACCAATAACTGCTATTGTCTCACATTTGGTGATGTAAGGCAGGGATACACAGGAATGCTAAGATGTTCAGCATTCGTTGGAAGGATCAGCCTTATCGCTCTTGTCATCTCAATGTTGCTGGCATACTTTGCCTATTTGTAG